From one Alicyclobacillus acidocaldarius subsp. acidocaldarius Tc-4-1 genomic stretch:
- a CDS encoding tRNA (cytidine(34)-2'-O)-methyltransferase, which produces MHIVLFEPEIPANTGNVARTCAVTGSTLHLVGKLGFSTDDRQLKRAGLDYWHLLDIRYHDSLEDLWALYPDGVFHYVETEGGRWYTEVAYGPDDFLVFGKETKGLPKDVIEAHANQVVRIPMIDHAAARSLNLSNAVAVVVFEALRQNGFPGMV; this is translated from the coding sequence ATGCACATCGTGCTGTTCGAGCCCGAGATCCCCGCCAACACGGGAAATGTGGCCCGCACCTGCGCCGTGACCGGCTCAACGCTTCACCTCGTCGGCAAGTTGGGGTTTTCCACGGACGACCGTCAACTCAAGCGGGCGGGACTCGACTACTGGCATCTGCTCGACATCCGGTACCATGATTCGCTCGAAGACCTTTGGGCGCTGTACCCAGACGGCGTGTTTCACTACGTGGAGACCGAGGGTGGGCGGTGGTACACCGAAGTGGCGTATGGGCCGGATGATTTTCTTGTGTTCGGCAAAGAGACCAAAGGCTTGCCCAAGGACGTGATCGAAGCCCACGCCAATCAAGTCGTCCGCATCCCCATGATTGACCACGCGGCCGCGCGGAGCCTCAATTTGTCAAACGCCGTGGCAGTTGTCGTGTTTGAGGCGCTCAGGCAAAACGGGTTTCCTGGCATGGTTTGA
- a CDS encoding phosphotransferase — MPLIPQAVVSKYDLAIEQRHTEGNIEVWTDGKGRRYAAKRSSIAPDHCRTMAQCLRHAQEQGFTKFARFVTTSSKAPYVRHGDFTYYVTEWVSGQPANFGLPEHVAQTAYTLAQFHEATRSFRTDWKPDEAADDVFGLFQARWRDLRQMCFRADRKREKDAFDQLLLSMRDELHRDASESLALFEDRDVIAYLEAERSSGGWCHLDVIPSNCLYTAQHQVVLIDFELARPAPRVLDMAHLLRRSLERGNWNGHLAYACFLHFDAVRTIPKSEYRAVEAILRFPYLPWRVAHARYHFGAEPSQLDALQQYALQAEKRQAFLASMRQQVERLGE, encoded by the coding sequence GTGCCGCTCATCCCGCAGGCCGTGGTATCCAAGTACGATCTCGCCATTGAACAGCGGCACACGGAGGGAAACATCGAGGTTTGGACAGACGGCAAGGGGCGACGCTACGCCGCCAAGCGCTCCTCCATCGCGCCGGATCACTGCCGCACGATGGCTCAGTGTCTCCGCCACGCCCAAGAACAGGGCTTCACCAAATTCGCTCGGTTCGTTACCACGTCGTCCAAGGCCCCATACGTGCGCCATGGGGACTTTACGTATTACGTCACAGAGTGGGTGTCTGGACAACCCGCCAACTTCGGTCTGCCCGAACACGTGGCCCAGACCGCGTACACCCTGGCCCAGTTTCACGAGGCCACGCGGAGCTTTCGAACGGATTGGAAGCCAGACGAGGCGGCGGACGACGTGTTCGGCCTGTTTCAAGCGCGATGGCGCGATCTGCGTCAGATGTGCTTTCGAGCCGACCGGAAAAGGGAAAAGGACGCATTTGACCAACTGTTACTCTCGATGCGGGATGAACTGCACCGCGACGCTTCCGAAAGCCTGGCCCTATTCGAAGATCGCGACGTGATCGCGTACCTGGAGGCGGAGCGCTCTTCCGGCGGTTGGTGCCACCTCGACGTCATTCCGTCAAACTGCCTGTACACGGCGCAACACCAAGTGGTGTTGATCGATTTTGAACTCGCACGCCCTGCGCCCCGAGTGCTTGATATGGCGCACCTTTTGCGGCGCAGTCTTGAACGCGGCAATTGGAACGGACATTTGGCCTACGCGTGTTTTCTGCACTTTGACGCCGTTCGCACGATTCCGAAATCCGAGTATCGCGCTGTCGAGGCCATCCTGCGCTTTCCCTACCTGCCTTGGCGAGTCGCGCACGCGCGGTACCACTTCGGGGCCGAACCAAGCCAGCTCGACGCGCTTCAGCAGTACGCGTTGCAAGCGGAGAAGCGCCAGGCATTCCTCGCGAGCATGCGGCAGCAGGTGGAGCGCCTCGGCGAATGA
- a CDS encoding IclR family transcriptional regulator yields MPHTPSGQTTVRAVERALDILLLFTHSPRAWSLSEIARATGLHKSTVHRLLLALQQKGFVRREPESDRYVLGWSLYGLGANLALHDRWSDAAKPILRRLRDETNETVSLYVRNGLERIRILAVESLQPIRNVASVGERYPLTIGASGKVLLAFSNSAVIEAACHPDRLPNGVRQVDLRQQLEAIRREGYALSRQERDAGAAAIAAPVLNRDGTCLYAIAVSGPVERMTEDKMRDMIAPLKRAAEELSKQLAE; encoded by the coding sequence ATGCCGCATACGCCAAGTGGGCAGACCACGGTACGGGCCGTCGAACGGGCCCTCGACATCCTGTTGCTCTTCACACATTCGCCTCGCGCGTGGAGTTTGAGTGAGATCGCGCGAGCCACGGGGCTCCACAAGAGCACGGTTCACCGCCTGCTCCTGGCGCTCCAGCAAAAGGGGTTTGTTCGCCGCGAACCGGAGTCGGATCGGTATGTGCTCGGATGGAGCCTCTACGGCCTCGGGGCCAATCTGGCCCTGCATGATCGGTGGTCCGACGCGGCCAAGCCCATTCTGCGCCGGTTGCGCGACGAGACGAACGAGACGGTCAGTCTGTACGTGCGCAACGGCCTGGAGCGCATTCGGATTCTGGCAGTTGAGAGCCTGCAGCCGATTCGCAACGTCGCATCCGTGGGTGAGCGATATCCACTGACCATCGGCGCCTCGGGCAAGGTCCTGCTCGCCTTCTCGAATTCGGCCGTGATCGAGGCGGCATGCCATCCCGACCGGCTGCCGAATGGCGTCCGGCAAGTCGATCTGCGCCAACAGCTCGAGGCCATCCGCCGCGAGGGCTACGCGCTCTCGCGGCAAGAGCGCGACGCGGGCGCGGCTGCGATTGCGGCTCCCGTCTTGAACCGGGATGGAACGTGCCTGTACGCGATTGCCGTATCGGGACCGGTGGAGCGCATGACGGAGGACAAGATGAGGGACATGATCGCGCCACTGAAGCGGGCCGCCGAGGAGCTGTCGAAGCAGTTGGCCGAATAA
- the queG gene encoding tRNA epoxyqueuosine(34) reductase QueG, with the protein MRRAGAERDPEVTGRDKLTLADIRPLAEEVGLPEIAATDASPFDELASPLADYEARGRTGFEWADAAERMDPRFWLPEAKSILTAALPYLTEEGARRMREHPRSEIRGQTSCYVYGEDYHRVLSDRLTALAGRIGNLVGREIRYRVAVDTSPLVDRRVAERSGLGWIGKNGMLFSPRYGSYVFLGALLIDVEIEDALHLPPAIGKHCGDCDLCMRACPTQAFVAPGELKATACLSYVTQMKGIIPRAYRKPLGRRVWGCDVCQQVCPLNRDRAHAEDPAFTPDAEAAYPDLVRLLGMSNRQFLRAYGRSAMAWRGVRTLQRNALVALGNLRRPEAVPIVARYLASDRAELRASAAWALGEIGGADALRALQAALAAEQDPDVQKEIEDAIANASRGGHDGSEEREQPGLGHRDGEHAGGGHVARR; encoded by the coding sequence ATGCGACGAGCTGGCGCGGAGCGCGATCCCGAGGTGACCGGTCGCGACAAGCTCACGCTCGCGGACATCCGGCCGTTGGCGGAAGAGGTGGGGCTTCCGGAAATCGCGGCGACCGACGCGTCTCCGTTTGACGAACTCGCCAGCCCACTCGCGGACTACGAGGCGCGCGGGCGCACGGGCTTCGAGTGGGCCGATGCGGCGGAGCGGATGGATCCGCGCTTTTGGCTGCCCGAGGCGAAGTCCATCCTGACGGCGGCGCTCCCTTATCTCACTGAAGAGGGCGCGCGGCGGATGCGGGAACACCCGCGATCCGAGATCCGCGGCCAAACCTCGTGTTACGTGTATGGCGAAGACTATCACCGCGTGCTCTCCGATCGCCTGACCGCGCTGGCGGGGCGCATCGGGAACCTCGTCGGGCGCGAGATCCGGTACCGGGTGGCGGTCGACACCTCTCCGCTCGTCGATCGCCGCGTCGCCGAGCGCAGCGGGCTTGGCTGGATCGGCAAAAACGGCATGCTGTTCAGCCCACGGTACGGATCGTATGTCTTCCTCGGGGCGCTGCTCATCGACGTCGAGATCGAAGACGCGTTGCACCTCCCCCCGGCCATCGGCAAGCACTGCGGCGACTGCGATCTCTGCATGCGTGCGTGCCCCACGCAGGCCTTCGTCGCGCCGGGCGAACTGAAGGCGACCGCCTGCTTGTCGTACGTGACGCAGATGAAGGGGATCATTCCTCGCGCTTATCGCAAACCGCTCGGTCGGCGCGTGTGGGGCTGCGACGTGTGCCAGCAGGTGTGCCCGCTGAATCGAGATCGTGCCCACGCTGAGGATCCCGCGTTCACTCCTGATGCCGAAGCCGCGTATCCCGATCTCGTCAGGCTGCTCGGGATGTCGAATCGCCAGTTCTTGCGCGCCTACGGCCGATCCGCCATGGCCTGGCGCGGCGTACGAACGCTGCAGCGAAACGCACTTGTTGCGCTTGGCAATCTGCGCCGTCCGGAGGCCGTGCCTATTGTGGCGCGATATCTGGCGTCGGATCGGGCGGAGTTGCGCGCGAGTGCCGCGTGGGCGCTGGGCGAGATCGGCGGCGCGGATGCGCTTCGCGCGCTTCAGGCCGCTCTCGCAGCGGAGCAGGATCCGGACGTGCAGAAGGAGATAGAGGATGCCATCGCGAATGCTTCCCGAGGAGGGCACGATGGGAGCGAGGAACGTGAGCAACCAGGATTGGGTCATCGCGACGGTGAGCACGCCGGTGGGGGGCATGTGGCTCGTCGCTGA
- a CDS encoding isocitrate/isopropylmalate family dehydrogenase — protein sequence MGKPTIIVMEGDQTGQELLEEALRVLSPDVTGYEIEIRKFDLSLENRRRTQNAVVHEAAEAMRETGLGLKAATITPEEKGDVGSPNAILRKEINGTVIVRTGRRIPGIAPPVGVYSPISVIRMAVDDAYGAKEWREQLENGDEVAYRTEKISRSVCRGVAKYAFQHARRMHAKVFGGPKYTVSPVYEGMLKEEMDAAAKEYPDVRYEPQLIDATYALLLARAGEALVIPALNRDGDCLSDLVLQMFGTIAGSESLLLSLDESFEPKVVMAEAPHGTAPNLYRKNMANPMAMILAGAALLNYIQDKDAHTVSRAIYEATLESIVDGIRTADLGGHATTTEFTDEVIRRVRTKLEVWSTFGDAV from the coding sequence ATGGGGAAACCAACCATCATCGTGATGGAGGGAGACCAGACGGGACAGGAGCTTCTGGAGGAAGCGCTCCGCGTGCTGTCGCCCGATGTCACGGGGTACGAGATTGAGATTCGCAAGTTTGACTTGAGCCTCGAAAATCGCCGCCGCACGCAAAACGCCGTGGTGCACGAGGCCGCGGAAGCTATGCGGGAGACCGGCCTCGGGCTCAAGGCCGCGACCATCACGCCGGAAGAAAAGGGCGACGTCGGTAGTCCAAACGCCATCCTGCGCAAAGAAATCAACGGCACGGTGATTGTCCGCACAGGGCGGCGCATCCCGGGAATCGCGCCGCCGGTGGGCGTCTACTCCCCGATTTCCGTCATCCGCATGGCGGTGGACGACGCGTACGGAGCCAAGGAATGGCGCGAACAACTGGAGAATGGCGACGAAGTGGCGTACCGCACGGAGAAGATTTCGCGATCCGTGTGTCGAGGCGTGGCCAAGTACGCGTTCCAGCACGCGCGCCGCATGCACGCGAAGGTGTTTGGCGGACCCAAATACACCGTGAGCCCTGTGTACGAAGGTATGCTGAAGGAAGAAATGGATGCCGCGGCCAAGGAATATCCCGACGTGCGCTACGAGCCTCAGCTCATCGACGCCACCTATGCGCTCCTCCTGGCGCGCGCGGGTGAAGCCCTGGTCATCCCGGCGCTGAACCGCGACGGCGACTGCCTGTCCGATCTCGTCCTCCAGATGTTCGGCACCATCGCCGGATCGGAATCGCTGCTTCTGTCGCTCGACGAGTCGTTCGAGCCCAAGGTCGTGATGGCCGAAGCGCCTCACGGAACGGCACCCAATCTCTACAGGAAAAACATGGCCAACCCGATGGCCATGATCCTGGCTGGCGCTGCCCTGTTGAACTACATCCAGGACAAGGACGCCCACACGGTATCGCGGGCCATCTACGAGGCCACGCTCGAATCCATCGTCGATGGGATTCGCACGGCCGATCTCGGCGGCCACGCGACGACCACCGAGTTTACGGACGAAGTCATCCGGAGAGTTCGCACCAAACTCGAAGTGTGGAGTACGTTCGGCGACGCCGTTTGA
- a CDS encoding acyl-CoA synthetase: protein MDDIWTVDGEDLRKLPYEAMYAKFRWPTPDRLNIAEWACRRHARVCPNAPAIWYDVDGGSAEMWTFGHLWRTTSRLAWALRDLGVPTGGRVAILLPQSPQLAAAHLASYAIGAIAVPLFTLFGTDALRYRLQDSGATVVVTGSEQANQIMDIRADLPDLEHVIVTDARVPGTQFWDDVLALASSAEYHPMDASPDDPAVLIYTSGTTGSAKGALHDHRILLGHLPGVSLPHDFAPQPGDVFWTPADWAWIGGLYDVLLPALCWGVPVVAHRMRKFDPERAFALMERWRVRNAFMPPTSLKMMRHITDPRSRWHLHLRTLATGGEPLGAELLSWAREALGLSIHEFYGQTECNLVVANCSACFPPKPGSMGRPVPGHDVAVIDENGHVVSPGVIGEIAVRRPDPVMFIGYWNRPEETAAKFVGDWLKTGDLGRMDEEGYLWFVGRADDVITSAGYRIGPVEIEEAALQHSAVVMAAAVGTPDPVRGEVVKLFVKLREGVPANECLTAELQNWVKERVGAHSYPREIEFVDELPLTPSGKVRRRALREREYAQKGVPLPGKRG from the coding sequence ATGGACGACATTTGGACGGTGGATGGGGAAGATCTGCGGAAGTTGCCCTACGAGGCGATGTATGCCAAGTTTCGGTGGCCCACGCCGGATCGGCTGAATATCGCCGAGTGGGCGTGTCGCAGGCATGCGCGGGTGTGCCCGAATGCGCCCGCTATTTGGTATGACGTCGACGGTGGGTCGGCGGAAATGTGGACCTTCGGCCATCTGTGGCGCACCACAAGCAGGTTGGCCTGGGCTCTGAGAGACCTTGGGGTTCCAACCGGGGGACGGGTGGCCATCCTTCTCCCGCAGTCTCCCCAGCTCGCGGCGGCCCACCTCGCCTCGTACGCTATCGGGGCGATCGCGGTACCCCTGTTCACGCTGTTCGGAACGGACGCGCTTCGCTACCGGCTCCAGGATAGCGGCGCCACAGTCGTGGTCACGGGCAGCGAACAGGCGAATCAGATCATGGATATCCGGGCCGATCTTCCAGACCTCGAGCACGTCATCGTCACAGACGCCCGCGTTCCAGGCACGCAGTTTTGGGATGATGTCCTCGCCCTCGCGTCGTCTGCTGAATACCACCCGATGGACGCTTCGCCCGACGATCCGGCTGTCCTCATCTACACCTCCGGCACAACCGGGTCCGCGAAGGGGGCGCTTCACGACCATCGCATCTTGCTCGGCCACCTGCCTGGCGTCAGTCTGCCGCACGATTTCGCGCCGCAGCCGGGTGACGTCTTCTGGACGCCCGCGGATTGGGCATGGATTGGCGGGCTGTACGACGTGTTGCTGCCAGCCCTGTGTTGGGGTGTCCCGGTGGTGGCGCATCGCATGCGCAAGTTCGATCCCGAACGTGCCTTCGCCCTAATGGAGCGGTGGCGCGTTCGCAACGCCTTCATGCCTCCCACGTCCCTCAAGATGATGCGCCATATCACCGACCCCAGAAGCCGATGGCATCTACACCTGCGCACGTTGGCGACGGGCGGCGAACCGCTCGGCGCGGAACTTCTCTCGTGGGCTCGCGAGGCGTTAGGCCTCTCGATTCACGAGTTCTACGGCCAGACGGAGTGCAATCTGGTTGTCGCCAACTGCAGCGCATGTTTCCCGCCGAAGCCGGGTTCCATGGGACGACCGGTGCCAGGCCACGATGTGGCCGTGATCGACGAAAACGGCCACGTGGTATCTCCTGGCGTGATCGGCGAGATCGCCGTTCGCCGTCCGGATCCGGTGATGTTCATCGGCTATTGGAACCGCCCTGAGGAGACCGCCGCGAAGTTCGTCGGGGACTGGCTGAAGACGGGCGATCTCGGCCGCATGGACGAGGAAGGCTATCTGTGGTTCGTGGGGCGCGCGGACGACGTCATCACGTCGGCGGGCTACCGGATCGGCCCGGTGGAGATCGAGGAGGCGGCGCTTCAACATTCGGCCGTGGTCATGGCGGCGGCCGTTGGCACGCCCGATCCTGTTCGCGGCGAGGTGGTGAAGCTCTTTGTGAAACTCCGTGAGGGCGTGCCCGCGAACGAGTGCCTCACCGCGGAGCTTCAGAACTGGGTCAAGGAGCGGGTGGGCGCGCACAGCTATCCGCGGGAGATCGAGTTCGTCGACGAACTTCCCCTCACGCCGTCGGGCAAGGTGCGCCGGCGAGCGCTGCGCGAACGGGAATACGCGCAAAAGGGCGTCCCGCTGCCCGGTAAGCGCGGCTGA
- a CDS encoding methylated-DNA--[protein]-cysteine S-methyltransferase yields MSNQDWVIATVSTPVGGMWLVADAEGVVEAGWARLEPPPVREARASARPETLAVAERAVEELALYFAGRLQSFTVPLVPRGTPFQMAVWASLRAIPFGARVSYRDIANAVGRPRAVRAVGQANRANPLPVFIPCHRVVGADGRLVGYAGDAVDLKSWLLHHEARVLRALAVP; encoded by the coding sequence GTGAGCAACCAGGATTGGGTCATCGCGACGGTGAGCACGCCGGTGGGGGGCATGTGGCTCGTCGCTGACGCGGAAGGTGTCGTGGAAGCTGGCTGGGCGAGGCTCGAGCCACCGCCTGTGCGGGAGGCGCGCGCGAGCGCAAGACCTGAAACGCTGGCGGTCGCCGAACGCGCAGTGGAAGAACTGGCACTTTACTTTGCCGGCCGATTGCAGTCGTTCACGGTGCCGCTCGTCCCCCGAGGAACGCCGTTTCAAATGGCGGTGTGGGCGTCGCTCCGCGCCATTCCGTTCGGCGCGCGGGTGTCGTATCGAGATATTGCGAACGCCGTGGGCCGTCCGCGGGCGGTGCGCGCAGTGGGGCAGGCGAATCGCGCGAATCCGCTGCCCGTCTTCATCCCGTGTCACCGCGTGGTGGGGGCCGATGGACGCCTGGTTGGGTACGCGGGAGATGCCGTAGATCTCAAGTCGTGGTTGCTCCATCACGAGGCGCGCGTCCTCCGCGCCCTGGCCGTTCCGTGA
- the rnhA gene encoding ribonuclease HI: MSDETVILYTDGACSGNPGPGGWAAILQWNGHVKELSGGERETTNQRMELKAVIEGLKALKRPCDVIVHSDSAYVVNCFKQRWYVNWRKNGWINSKGEPVQNRDLWEQLLEAIDGHRVRFEKVKGHAGVKWNERCDELARSAIPR; this comes from the coding sequence ATGAGCGACGAGACGGTGATTCTCTACACAGATGGAGCGTGTTCAGGCAACCCGGGGCCAGGCGGATGGGCGGCCATTCTGCAGTGGAATGGGCACGTCAAGGAGCTCTCGGGCGGCGAGCGCGAGACGACGAACCAGCGCATGGAGCTGAAGGCGGTGATCGAGGGGCTCAAGGCCCTGAAGCGGCCGTGCGACGTGATCGTCCATTCCGACTCGGCCTACGTGGTCAACTGCTTCAAGCAGCGTTGGTACGTGAATTGGCGCAAGAACGGGTGGATCAACAGCAAAGGGGAGCCGGTTCAGAATCGCGATCTGTGGGAGCAGCTGCTTGAGGCCATCGACGGCCACCGCGTCCGCTTCGAGAAGGTGAAGGGCCACGCTGGCGTGAAGTGGAACGAGCGATGCGACGAGCTGGCGCGGAGCGCGATCCCGAGGTGA
- a CDS encoding amidase domain-containing protein encodes MSTCLDALRSYFDIRARAWLHTSMDGMARTGGRMGLERLVRLTKQKKLLYEKLGKRLARVHTQVRIEKLEESPDGSTVDIWATERMCFTYYEGGTPCVECCQIRHQMRWVRADDGWEMVHGRESGMGHELPAARAETSEPVLPRFPRDPDWRSGLYDRIRAVRYADAWWDGTHPRYPRFSDDCTNFVSQCLFAGGLPMWGEPDRTAGWWFQFGSKPVWSYSWSTAHALYLVLTDGFGARVVSDPAELRIGDVIFYDWNGEGTYHHSAIVTDFDAMGEPLVNAHTIDSYHRPWLYTDSPAWTPRTRYAWVHLPDRVELSRK; translated from the coding sequence ATGTCTACCTGCTTAGACGCTCTGCGAAGCTACTTCGATATCCGAGCTCGCGCGTGGCTTCACACCTCCATGGACGGCATGGCCCGGACCGGCGGCCGCATGGGCCTCGAGCGCTTGGTTCGCCTGACGAAACAGAAGAAGCTTCTGTATGAGAAGTTGGGAAAGCGGCTCGCGCGTGTTCACACGCAGGTGCGGATCGAGAAACTGGAGGAGAGCCCCGATGGCTCGACCGTGGACATATGGGCGACGGAGCGCATGTGTTTCACCTATTACGAAGGCGGCACGCCGTGCGTGGAATGCTGCCAGATTCGCCATCAAATGAGGTGGGTGCGCGCCGACGATGGGTGGGAAATGGTGCACGGGCGAGAGTCGGGGATGGGCCACGAGCTTCCTGCCGCTCGAGCGGAGACTTCAGAGCCGGTGCTGCCTAGGTTTCCGCGCGATCCCGACTGGCGCAGCGGCCTGTACGATCGCATCCGGGCGGTTCGTTACGCGGACGCCTGGTGGGATGGTACCCATCCCAGGTATCCCAGGTTTTCCGATGACTGTACCAATTTCGTCTCTCAATGCCTCTTCGCGGGCGGCTTACCCATGTGGGGCGAGCCGGATCGAACGGCCGGGTGGTGGTTTCAGTTCGGGTCGAAACCCGTCTGGAGCTACAGCTGGAGCACCGCGCATGCGCTGTATCTCGTGCTGACGGACGGATTCGGGGCGCGGGTGGTGTCCGATCCGGCCGAACTCCGGATCGGCGATGTCATTTTCTACGATTGGAACGGAGAAGGAACTTACCACCACAGCGCCATTGTGACGGACTTCGACGCCATGGGCGAGCCGCTCGTCAACGCGCACACCATCGATAGCTACCACAGGCCGTGGCTGTACACCGACAGCCCCGCGTGGACGCCGCGGACGAGGTACGCATGGGTCCATCTGCCCGATCGCGTCGAATTGTCGAGGAAGTAG